The Armatimonadota bacterium genome includes a window with the following:
- the pheT gene encoding phenylalanine--tRNA ligase beta subunit, translating to MRIPLDWVHEYVDSRLDVAQTAEALTMMGLEVEEVEQEGASGSPVLDITVMSNRGDCLSMIGVARELAAEQDLPLKLPSFEMEASGPPAGSLASIEILDPDLCYRYAATVIQGVRIGPSPEWMARRLTAAGMRPINNIVDITNYVMLETGQPLHAFDLRLLPGGRIVVRRAREGETIRTLDGVDRQLTPDMLAICDEARPVAVAGVMGGADTEVTESTVDVLIESACFNGASIRATARALGLPTEASYRFERNVDPGGTARAAMRAAELMRHLAGGTICQGVVDVVARPAEERRVSVRASRASAVLGVDLPPETCAAYLQRLCLPCQTEGDTIHVTVPTFRGDITAEIDLIEEIGRIHGFNNLPTTLITGPSLQGKDSKRGMLEEEVRTLLLSMGMREVMTHSIVARDTPGPEGLQAVRLRNALSEDVAEMRRSLVPGLAQTLALNAGRGCRDLAIFEIGRVFRQETRPVETWSVAGCLMGSRWDGQWTHQDRKLTPEAFRRALAADFYQAKGIVEALCVRFDVPDVRFVPGGGPYWRRGHTADIYSGNTLIGQVGELAPEFRDRLDLKAPAFGFEISGEALSSESGACRKWRPQSRYPATRRDLAVAVAEEVSYEQVTQVIRAQAGHLLEDVILFDVYRGEQIGEGRKSIGLSLVFRSDDRTLTDEEVSALVEGIRSDLLQKLNATLRDS from the coding sequence TTGAGAATTCCGCTGGACTGGGTTCACGAGTATGTGGACAGCCGCCTGGACGTCGCACAGACGGCCGAGGCGCTGACGATGATGGGTCTTGAGGTTGAGGAGGTCGAGCAGGAAGGCGCTTCCGGATCTCCCGTCCTGGACATCACGGTGATGTCCAACCGCGGGGACTGCCTTTCGATGATCGGCGTTGCAAGGGAGCTGGCCGCCGAACAGGATCTGCCTCTCAAGCTGCCTTCTTTTGAGATGGAAGCTTCCGGTCCGCCCGCAGGTAGTCTGGCTTCCATTGAGATTCTGGACCCGGATCTGTGCTACCGGTATGCCGCCACGGTGATCCAGGGAGTGCGCATCGGCCCGTCGCCGGAGTGGATGGCCCGCAGGCTGACGGCCGCCGGAATGCGCCCCATCAACAACATCGTGGACATCACGAACTATGTGATGCTGGAGACCGGTCAGCCTCTGCACGCATTCGACCTCCGCCTGCTTCCCGGCGGCAGGATCGTGGTGCGGCGGGCCCGCGAGGGCGAAACCATCCGAACCCTGGACGGTGTGGATCGGCAGCTGACACCGGATATGCTGGCCATCTGTGACGAGGCCCGCCCGGTAGCTGTGGCCGGCGTCATGGGAGGGGCGGACACCGAAGTCACCGAGTCCACCGTGGACGTGCTGATTGAGTCCGCGTGTTTCAACGGCGCATCCATCAGGGCTACCGCACGCGCTCTTGGTCTTCCCACCGAGGCATCGTACCGCTTCGAGCGCAATGTGGATCCGGGCGGCACGGCGAGGGCAGCGATGCGGGCCGCCGAACTGATGCGCCATCTGGCGGGCGGAACCATTTGTCAGGGAGTGGTGGATGTGGTGGCCCGGCCGGCGGAGGAACGCCGGGTGAGCGTGCGCGCATCGCGCGCCTCCGCGGTGCTGGGGGTGGATCTTCCGCCGGAGACCTGCGCGGCCTATCTGCAGCGGCTCTGCCTGCCGTGCCAAACGGAAGGAGACACCATCCACGTCACAGTTCCGACGTTCCGGGGGGACATCACGGCCGAGATCGACCTGATCGAAGAGATCGGGCGTATCCACGGGTTCAACAACCTACCCACCACGCTCATCACCGGTCCATCCTTGCAGGGCAAGGACAGCAAGCGAGGGATGCTGGAAGAAGAGGTGCGGACTTTGCTGCTCTCGATGGGGATGCGCGAGGTGATGACTCACAGCATCGTGGCGCGGGACACGCCCGGCCCGGAAGGGCTGCAAGCCGTTCGGCTTCGAAATGCGCTCTCGGAAGATGTGGCGGAGATGCGCCGCTCCCTCGTGCCCGGGCTGGCGCAGACGCTCGCGCTGAACGCGGGGCGTGGATGCCGGGACCTGGCCATCTTCGAGATCGGCAGGGTGTTCCGGCAAGAGACCCGGCCCGTCGAGACATGGAGCGTGGCTGGCTGTCTGATGGGGTCGCGATGGGACGGACAGTGGACGCATCAGGACCGGAAATTAACTCCGGAAGCGTTCCGCAGGGCGCTGGCTGCAGATTTCTACCAGGCGAAGGGGATCGTCGAGGCTCTGTGCGTCCGGTTCGATGTCCCGGATGTCCGCTTTGTGCCTGGAGGAGGGCCCTACTGGAGGCGTGGCCACACGGCGGACATCTACAGCGGGAACACGCTGATCGGGCAGGTGGGAGAGCTGGCCCCTGAGTTCCGCGACCGGCTGGACCTGAAAGCCCCCGCATTCGGTTTCGAAATATCGGGAGAGGCGCTGAGCTCGGAAAGCGGGGCTTGCCGGAAGTGGCGTCCGCAGTCGCGCTACCCGGCGACGCGGAGAGACCTTGCGGTGGCCGTGGCGGAGGAAGTGAGCTACGAACAGGTGACTCAGGTCATCCGCGCGCAGGCAGGACATCTCCTAGAAGATGTTATACTTTTTGATGTCTATCGCGGAGAACAGATCGGGGAGGGCCGGAAGAGCATTGGGCTGTCGCTCGTGTTCCGCTCCGACGATAGGACGCTAACCGATGAGGAGGTCTCCGCGTTGGTGGAAGGCATCAGGAGCGACCTCCTCCAGAAATTGAACGCCACGTTACGCGATTCCTGA